One window of the Clostridium sp. MB40-C1 genome contains the following:
- a CDS encoding YtrH family sporulation protein: MSNFISSSIYSFLVAFGVILGGSFFGGIGALINNHPPLKTMIDLASSIKIWAVATALGGTFSSFQLIEEGLFRGQITSLLKQIIYILASLIGANLGVRVIKLIQKCGDIWIR; this comes from the coding sequence GTGTCTAATTTTATATCAAGTAGTATATATAGTTTTTTAGTTGCTTTTGGAGTTATATTGGGAGGAAGCTTTTTTGGAGGGATAGGAGCATTAATAAATAATCATCCTCCACTTAAAACTATGATAGATTTAGCAAGTTCCATAAAAATATGGGCAGTAGCAACAGCATTAGGGGGGACATTCTCATCATTTCAATTAATAGAAGAAGGGCTTTTTAGAGGTCAAATAACCTCTCTTTTAAAACAGATAATATACATATTAGCTTCACTAATAGGGGCAAATTTAGGTGTTAGGGTTATTAAATTGATCCAAAAGTGTGGGGACATATGGATAAGATGA
- a CDS encoding stage II sporulation protein P, translated as MRKLFISLLVEIFEYKKGNLYFNQDLSNHSLLIEIGNDKSSDDDIEKCTNALVSALKAIYIKN; from the coding sequence ATGAGAAAACTATTTATTAGTTTACTTGTAGAAATATTTGAATATAAAAAAGGAAACTTATATTTTAATCAAGATTTATCAAATCATTCTCTACTTATTGAAATTGGAAATGATAAGTCTAGTGATGATGATATTGAAAAGTGTACGAATGCTTTGGTTTCAGCATTAAAAGCTATTTATATTAAAAATTAA